Below is a genomic region from Actinoallomurus bryophytorum.
AGACCGCCGAGCTGACCGACTTCGACCTGCCCTACACCGACTGGAAGCTACAGCTCTCCGCGGAGGGCACGACCATCGTCGGGATCGCGGGCGCCCCGGACCTCCCCTGGTCCGTGGTCGCGGTCTCCGCCGACACCGGCGAGGCCAAGGTGCTGCGCGGCGAGCTGGAGTCGACGCCCGACTCCGCGTACCTGCCGCTGCCGCGCGCCCAGGAGCTGGAGGGGCCGTTCGGGCGCCCGGTGCACGCGTTCGTGTACCCGCCGTCCAACCCCGCCGCACAGGCGCCCGAGGGTGAGCTGCCGCCGTACATCGTGTTCGTGCACGGCGGCCCGACCGGGCACTCGACGAGCGTGCTGGACCTGGAGATCGCCTACTTCACGAGCCGCGGCCTGGGCGTCATCGACGTCAACTACGGCGGCTCGACCGGCTACGGCCGCTCGTACCGCGAGAGGCTCCGGCGACAGTGGGGCATCGTCGACGTCGACGACACCATCGCGGCGGCCGAGGCACTCATACAGAGCGGCACGGCCGACCCGGGCCGCCTCGCCATCCGCGGCGGCAGCGCGGGCGGGTGGACGACCCTGTGCGCGATCACGCAGAGCACCCTGTTCAAGGCCGGCACGTCGTACTACGGGATCAGCGATCCGGAGAACTGGCTCAAGGAGACGCACGACTTCGAGTCGACGTACCTGTACGGGCTGATCGGGCCGATGCCGGGGTTCCAGCGTGCCTACCAGGAGCGCTCACCGATAGCGCGCGCCTCGGACACGGCCTGCCCGGTGCTGCTGCTGCAGGGCCTGGACGACCCGATCGTGTCGCCTCCTCAGTCCGAACGCTTCGCCGACGCGGTGGCGCGTAAGGACATCCCGTACGCGTACCTGACGTTCGAGGGCGAGTCACATGGATTCCGCCGCGCCGAGACGGTGAAGGCGTGCTTGGAGGCGGAGCTGGCGTTCTATGGCCAGACGCTCGGCTTCGACCCGAAGAACGTCCCCGCGCTGGACCTGAGGGTCGGCCGACGCCCGGCCCAGCAGGCCACCCCGTCCGCGGCACAGGCCCCCCAGGCACGACCGGGCGGCGCTCAGACGGCCGGAGCCCAGGCGGGCGGCGGTCAGGCGGGGGCACAGGGGGCTCGGCCGCAGGGGGCCGGAGGTCAGGGGGCCGGCGCGCAGCCGGGTGGCGGAGCCGCACCGGGCGGCGGAGCCCAGGCGCCCACCGGGCCGAAGGCGTAGCCGAGGCACGCGGCCTCGCCGTCGTACGCTCCCGGCGATGAGGCCCAGGTGTGTGGGTGTCAACGAACCCACCGCCTGAGTGCGCGGCCGAGCCGGAGGGGATCGCCGGGCGCCGCCTCGCGCGCCATCGCGACCCGCGCCGGGGCAGCCGGGCAGCTATTGCTGGAAGACCATCACGTAACCGCCCGCTCCCCGGGGACCGGTCGGCCGGTCTCGGCGCCGGGCATTGCTTCGCCGACCTCCGCACGACACGTACTCGCGCGACAGCACGACCCGCAACCGCAGCGGCAGCCTCACGCGTCGCCGACGGCCGGTCGACCACGGCGCGCACCTGACGTACCGATGTTCGAGCTCGGCAGCGCACTCCGGCCATTCGTCCGGCACCTCGACCAGAGCCGGCACGTCACCTGCCTGAAACGACGGGTACCGGCACAGGACGGCCACAAGCGAGCGGAGCATCAGCCCCTACCTCAGCCACCTCACCTACCTGAAACGACGAGCACCGGCAGAGGCCGGCCACGAGCGAGCGGAGCATCGGTCCCTACCTCAGCCACCTCACCGCTCGGCCCGGCTCCGTCGTCTCCGCGCTCATCCGGCGGCCCTGCGTGTCGCCGGCTCGCCGTACCGGCCCTATCCCGGAGCGTGGACCCCCTGCCCGCAGCGACCGTACGTCGCCGCTCCCTGTCCACACGCCAGCCGCATGCCGCACGCACGCTCCGCCCGGCCCAGCCCCTCGACCGGCCCATGCCCACCAGCCCACATCGGCACTGGCCGTACGGCAGTCGCTCCACCATCCGGCACGGCCGCGGCGGTGGGCGGGCTCAGCGGGCGAACTCGGTGGCGCGGGACTCCCGGACGACGGTGATGCGGATCTGACCGGGGTAGGTCAGCTCCTCCTCCACCTGCTTGGCGATGTCGTGCGCGATGACCTGGGCCTGGATGTCGTCCACCGAGTCGGGCCGGACCATGACGCGGATCTCGCGACCCGCCTGCATCGCGAAGACCTTCTCGACGCCTTCGCGTTCGGTGGCGATCTCCTCCAGGCGCTCGAGGCGCTTGACGTACGCCTCCAGGGACTCGCGCCGGGCGCCTGGGCGGCCGCCGCTGATCGAGTCGGCGGCCTGGGTGAGTACGGCCTCCACGGTGCGTACCTCGACCTCGTTGTGGTGCGCCTCGATCGCGTGGACGACGTCCTCCTCCTCGCCGTACCGCCGGGCGATCTCGGCACCGATCAGAGCGTGACTGCCCTCGACCTCGTGCGTGAGCGCCTTGCCGATGTCGTGCAGGAGTGTGCAGCGCTTGAGGAGTACGGTCGGCAGCCGCAGCTCGGCGGCCATGATGCCCGCGATGTGCGCCGACTCGATGAGGTGCTTCAGGACGTTCTGGCCGTACGACGTGCGGTAGCGCAGCTGGCCGAGCAGGGCGATCAGTTCCGGGTGCATCTCGGTGATGCCCAGCTCGACGAGGGCGTCCTCACCGGCGCGTACGCACAGTTGTTCGACCTCGGCCTTGCTGTGGTCGTAGATCTCCTCGATGCGCTGCGGATGGATCCGGCCGTCGAGGACGAGCTTTTCGAGGGTGAGCCGGCCGACCTCGCGGCGTACGGGATCGAAGCAGCTCAGCAGTACCGCTTCGGGTGTGTCGTCGATGATGAGGTTGACGCCGGTGGCCGTCTCGAACGCGCGGATGTTGCGGCCCTCGCGGCCGATGATGCGGCCCTTCATCTCGTCGCTGGGCAGGTGCAGCACGGACACGACGGACTCGGCGGTCTGCTCGGTCGCCACCCGCTGGATCGCGAGCGTGACGATCTTCCGCGCGCGCTTCTCGCCCTCGTCGCGCGCCTCGCCCTCGATGTCACGGACGATCAGTGCGGCCTCGCGCTTGGCCTGGTTCTCGATGGCGACGACGAGCTCGCTCTTGGCCTGGTCGGCGGTGAGCCCGGCGGCCTGTTCGAGAACCTGCTGGCGTTCTTCGTCGACGCGTTCGAGCTCGGCCCGGCGCTCTCGGAGCGACTGCTTGACCTCGTCCAGCTTCTGGCTGCGCTCCTCGAGCCGCCGCATCTCGTCATCGAGCCGCTGCTCACGCTCGGCGAGACGGATCTCGCGACGTTCGAGGTCTTCCCGCACCGGGCGGAGGTCGTCCTTGAGGGTCTTGACCTCCTTCTCTGCCTCGGCACGGGCCACCGCGGAGGTGTCCTTGGCCTTGGCCTCGGCTTCGGCGACGATCTCCTGCGCCTGGGCCTTCGCCCGCGCTACGATCTCGTCCGCGTCCCGATGAGCGTTGACTTCCTCTTCGCTCCGCACGGTGCTCTTGGTAGCCGCGACCACCCGGCCGAGGATCCTCCGGAGCACAACGATGACGAGGATGACGAAGGCCACGATGATGAGCAGTGCCGCACCTATG
It encodes:
- a CDS encoding S9 family peptidase encodes the protein MTARATAPYGSWPSPISAADVARARLRLSYPTIHGDQVWWQETRPEGGGRTTIVRSGVELVPAPWNARTRVHEYGGRSYLPLPDGDLIFANYDDQRLYRVAEGQSPIPVTPEPAERAGLRYADFTLSPDGRHVWCVQESHAAGAVRRSIVAIPVDGTATQDPGAVRELVSGADFYAFPTPSPEGGHLAWVQWSHPRMPWDGTELRVAVFNTAGVLERPRTVKGGLSESALVPTWLSESRLYVVSDWPGWWNLYEVGLLGDSPQALYPAEEEFAGALWQLGGRPYAVLDDGRVAVLHGQGDQRLGLYDPETAELTDFDLPYTDWKLQLSAEGTTIVGIAGAPDLPWSVVAVSADTGEAKVLRGELESTPDSAYLPLPRAQELEGPFGRPVHAFVYPPSNPAAQAPEGELPPYIVFVHGGPTGHSTSVLDLEIAYFTSRGLGVIDVNYGGSTGYGRSYRERLRRQWGIVDVDDTIAAAEALIQSGTADPGRLAIRGGSAGGWTTLCAITQSTLFKAGTSYYGISDPENWLKETHDFESTYLYGLIGPMPGFQRAYQERSPIARASDTACPVLLLQGLDDPIVSPPQSERFADAVARKDIPYAYLTFEGESHGFRRAETVKACLEAELAFYGQTLGFDPKNVPALDLRVGRRPAQQATPSAAQAPQARPGGAQTAGAQAGGGQAGAQGARPQGAGGQGAGAQPGGGAAPGGGAQAPTGPKA
- the rny gene encoding ribonuclease Y, which gives rise to MILGVIGAALLIIVAFVILVIVVLRRILGRVVAATKSTVRSEEEVNAHRDADEIVARAKAQAQEIVAEAEAKAKDTSAVARAEAEKEVKTLKDDLRPVREDLERREIRLAEREQRLDDEMRRLEERSQKLDEVKQSLRERRAELERVDEERQQVLEQAAGLTADQAKSELVVAIENQAKREAALIVRDIEGEARDEGEKRARKIVTLAIQRVATEQTAESVVSVLHLPSDEMKGRIIGREGRNIRAFETATGVNLIIDDTPEAVLLSCFDPVRREVGRLTLEKLVLDGRIHPQRIEEIYDHSKAEVEQLCVRAGEDALVELGITEMHPELIALLGQLRYRTSYGQNVLKHLIESAHIAGIMAAELRLPTVLLKRCTLLHDIGKALTHEVEGSHALIGAEIARRYGEEEDVVHAIEAHHNEVEVRTVEAVLTQAADSISGGRPGARRESLEAYVKRLERLEEIATEREGVEKVFAMQAGREIRVMVRPDSVDDIQAQVIAHDIAKQVEEELTYPGQIRITVVRESRATEFAR